From Streptomyces chrestomyceticus JCM 4735, one genomic window encodes:
- a CDS encoding FtsB family cell division protein: MSAERFSTATRLKALGEQAAARVQRAGRPRRGRLTGRAALLALVLCSLVVALAYPTRQYISQRSEIADQRRQAAEAQLRADELRDEKARWQDPEYVRQQARLHLHYVRPGETGFIVQDGSGTGKRRTGQAATEDPWYDNIWNGLDAADK; encoded by the coding sequence GTGTCCGCGGAACGGTTCTCCACCGCGACCCGGCTCAAGGCGCTCGGCGAACAGGCCGCCGCCCGCGTCCAGCGCGCCGGACGGCCCCGCCGGGGCCGCCTGACCGGCCGTGCGGCGCTGCTCGCGCTGGTGCTCTGCTCCCTGGTCGTCGCCCTCGCCTACCCCACCCGGCAGTACATCTCGCAGCGCTCCGAGATCGCCGACCAGCGCCGCCAGGCAGCCGAGGCCCAGCTCCGCGCCGACGAGCTGCGCGACGAGAAGGCCCGCTGGCAGGACCCGGAGTACGTACGGCAGCAGGCGCGGCTGCACCTGCACTACGTCCGGCCCGGCGAGACCGGCTTCATCGTCCAGGACGGCTCCGGCACGGGGAAGCGGCGCACCGGGCAGGCCGCCACCGAAGACCCCTGGTACGACAACATCT